The Roseimicrobium gellanilyticum DNA segment TTCTTGGGCTATCCCAGCGCGGGTGCATGGACGAGCTATGGCCTTGGCTCGGATTCCAGTGACTTGCCGGGGTATGTGGTGCTGCAGAGTGGGGGTGCGGTAGCTCCGCACGGAGGTGTGGGCCTTTTCAGCAATGGCTTCCTGCCAGCGGTTCATCAGGCATCCGTCGTGCGCGCGGATGAGGGGGAACCGGTGGATAACATTCAGCCGCGTGAGCCCGCGGCGATGCAGCGCCAGCGTCTCGACTTCATCGGTGCGATGGACAAGAACTTCGCTCGCAGCGTGGACAACAACATGCACGTGGAGGCCGCCATCAAGAACTACGAGATGGCCTGGCGCATGCAGTCTGCCGTGCCGGAGCTCTGCGACATCGCGGGTGAGACGGAGATCACGAAGAAGATGTATGGCATGAATGATGCCGACCCGAAAACCGCTGCCTACGCGCGCCAGTGCCTGCTGGCCCGTCGGTTGGTGGAGCGCGGCGTGCGTTTCATCGAGCTGAGCACCCTGGGCTACAACATCGGTGGCGGCAACGCGGCGAATCCATGGGACCATCACGGCGACCTTGTGAAGGGTCATGGCAAAATGGGCTATCAGGTGGACCAGCCAATTGCGGCTCTTATCAAAGACCTGCGCTCACGCGGACTGCTGGACAGTACGCTGGTGATCTGGGCCGGTGAATTCGGACGCACACCCTTCGCGCAGGGTGCCAATGGCCGTGACCACAACCCCTACGGCTTCTCCATCTGGATGGCC contains these protein-coding regions:
- a CDS encoding DUF1501 domain-containing protein, producing MMNTPYTRRQMLQRGSTGFGMAALAGLMSQQQAKAGASEASPAALAHRAKKFASRARSVIFCYMSGGVSHVDSFDPKPLLTKYAGQPMPGEVKRTQFNNNGTVQPAHWAYKQYGQSGIPVSDLFPHMGSVADELCVVRSMTAKFSEHAQGNFFMHTGFPFLGYPSAGAWTSYGLGSDSSDLPGYVVLQSGGAVAPHGGVGLFSNGFLPAVHQASVVRADEGEPVDNIQPREPAAMQRQRLDFIGAMDKNFARSVDNNMHVEAAIKNYEMAWRMQSAVPELCDIAGETEITKKMYGMNDADPKTAAYARQCLLARRLVERGVRFIELSTLGYNIGGGNAANPWDHHGDLVKGHGKMGYQVDQPIAALIKDLRSRGLLDSTLVIWAGEFGRTPFAQGANGRDHNPYGFSIWMAGGGVKGGHVYGATDDFGYQAVEQVSSVYDLWATVLYLMGIDHEALTYRYSGRDLRLTDVHGHVMRGVIA